The genomic interval CACCCcgtcttccttcttctctgccccagACCACGTGCCCTGCACTGTACCCGCTCCCGCTCCGCTGAGCTTTATTTTCCTGCGGCCCAAATAGACAAGAGCCACATGTCCACTGTGAGCCATGCCCAGGTCAGGGGCCGTGACCCCAGCCTGGAGCCgggaggccccgccccgccccgtcgGCCTCACGGCCCCCctcgcctcccctccctctgctcgcGCGCAGGTTCTGCCTCCTGCAGTCCATGAAGCACTGCCAGGTGCAGCGCGAGAGCCTGGTGCGGGCCGGGAAGAAGATCGCCTACCAGGGCCGGGTCAAGGACGAGCCCGCCTACTACTGCAACGAGTGCGACGTGAGTGGGCCCGCCGCGCCCTGGAGGGAggcgccccgccgcccccgctCCCCGtgaccgcccccctcccctgcgccCCGTCCCAGGTGGAGGTGTTCAACATCCTGTTCGTGACCAGCGAGAACGGCAGCCGCAACACGTACCTGGTGCACTGCGAGGCGTGCGCGCGGCGGCGCAGCGCGGGCCTGCAGGGCGTGGTGGTGCTGGAGCAGTACCGCACCGAGGAGCTGGCGCAGGCCTACGACGCCTTCACGCTGGTGAGGGCCCGGCGGGCGCgcccgggggccgggggcggggccgcgggggggggcagggggcggggcgcgggcggaGCGCGGCGCCCGCCCCCGCGCCTGAGCCCGCCGCCGCCGGTTTTCTCCCCGCAGGCCCCCGCCGGCGCGTCGCGATGAGGCCGGacgccccgcccgcccgcctgcAGGGCGCCGCGGGGCCACCAGCACACGCCTGGGCTGGACCTAGGTCCCGCCTCTGGCCGGGAAGGGGGTGTCGGGCCCGGCCCTTCCGCCCCATTGGCAGCTCCCCCTCActtaatttattaagaaaaagtttttttttttaacaaataagaggaaaaaaggaaaaaaaatgggagacgggggagggggctggcagcCCCTCGCCCGCCAGCGCCTCCCCTCACCGACTTTGGCCTTTCTAGCAACAGACACAAGGACCAGgctccggcggcggcggcgggggtcACATACGGGTTCCCTCACGcctgccgcccgcccgcccgcccgcccgcccggcgCAGACGCTCGCGGCTCGTGTTTGTACATAGACGTTATGGCAGCCGAGGTTTTTAATGAGATTCTTTCTATGGGCTTTACCCCTCCCCCAGAACCTCCTTTTTTACTTCCAATGCTAGCTGTGACCCCCCTGTACATGTCTCTGTTTATTCACTTGgttatgatttttgtattttctgggtttttttctttttttgtttgttcgttcttggttgtttttggtttttcttttttgttcgttttgttttttaatttataacagtCCCACTCAcctctatttattcatttttgggaaaaCCCGACCTCCCGCACCCCCCAAGCCATCCCGCCTGCCCCTCCAGGGACTGCCCGCCGCCGGGCTCTCCCCGCGCCCCAGTGTGTGTCCGGGCCCGGCCCGTCCGTCTCCGCCCGTCCGCCCGCGGCTCCAGCCGGGTTCTCATGGTGCTCAAACCCGCTCCCCTCCCCGACGTCCTGCACTTTCTCGGACCAGGCCCCCACTCCCGACCCGACCCCGACCCCGCCTGAGGGTGAGCGACTCCTGTACTGTAGGGGAAGAAGTGGGAACTGAAAtggtattttgtaaaaaaataataataataaataaataaaaaaatttaaagttttaaagaaagaactatGAGGAAAAGGAACCCCGTCCTTCCCAGCCCCGGCCAACTTTAAAAACGTGGACCTTCccctcacacccctcccccccccccccccccccccacttttctttttaagcgTGAACCAGCCCAGGGCCAGGGCCTCACTGGGGCAGGGACACCCCGGGATGAGTTTCTCTGGGGCTTTATTTTCCTTCCGTCGGTGGTTTTTTTCTCCCACGCTGGGGctgcggaggggtggggggtttACAGTCCCGCCCCCTCGCActgcactgtctctctgccccagggGCAGAGGGGTCTTCCCAACCCTCCCCCTATTTTCGGTGATTTTTGTGTgagaatattaatattaaaaataaaatccgaGAAAAACATCCGGTTTGGATACGGTGCTGGGGCTAGCGGGGCGCGCACTTGGGGGGAGGGCTGCCCGGCGGGGCCTCCCGCGCAGACCCCGGCGGGGCGAGCCCCTCCCCGAGGCGCCTGTGGAATGTCCAGCGCGCCGGTCCGCTCCtcggtctggggggggggggggggggtgcccgaTCCCGGAGCCGCATTCCAGGataaggggggtggggagaggccgggccgggggaggggcaggaaagagggCTATAAGGGCCGCGGCCCAGGCGGGCGGGAGCCAGGCCGACCATGGCGGATGTCCCCGGGGCGCAGCGAGCGGCtccgggcggcggcggcccggAGCCCCGGGACCCCCTGGACTGCTGGGCCTGCGCCGTGCTGGTCACGGCCCAGAATCTGCTGGTAGCGGCCTTCAACCTCCTCCTGCTGGCGCTCGTGCTGGGGACCATCCTGCTGCCCGCTGTCACCATGCTGGGCTTCGGCTTCCTCTGCCACTCCCAGGTGAGCGTGCGCCCCGAGGTGCGCGGGTGACCGCGGACCCCGGTGCTGGAGGCGGCGGTGGGGTCCGTGGGCCCGGGCCGCTCGGCTCGGGCCCGACGCCGGTTCTGCTCCCACAGTTCCTGCGCTCCCAGGCGCCGCCTTGCACGGCGCACCTGCGGGACCCGGGCTTCACGGCCCTGCTGGTCACCGGATTCCTGCTCCTCGTGCCGCTGCTCGTGCTCGCCCTGGCCAGCTACCGCCGCCTTTGCCTGCGCCTCCGCCTGGCCGACTGCCTCGTGCCCTACAGCCGAGCCCTTTACCGGCGCCGGCGCGCCCCGCAGCCGCGGCCAACCCGGGCCTCACCAGGGTCCCAGGCCGGCTCCACATCAGGGAAGGTCTGGGTCTGAGGACCCTCGAGTCGGGAAGTACCTTCACGACCGCGCCCGCTTCCAGTCGCCCCAAGGACTTGAAGCCCGCGGGTCTCCCGACCTTCCCcgtccccgcccctgccccagccgGGTCCCAGCATCCCCTTGGGCGAACCGGAGCATCTGTGGACCCAAAGCTGGCGGAAATCCGCCACGCCCCGGAAAACCCACTTTCTTACTACCTACATCTGAATCCTGGACATCTGGGCTGGGCCCTGTGCACATCAccactccacccccagccctccccgcctcccaccaTTCGGACGAACCTCGCGTCCTCCTTTCCCGGTGCAGCTCCTCTAGTATTTACGGGCTGGGGGGCGAGGTTCGAGGGGTAAGGAGTGACCCCACATCAATAAAGAATTGATGAACTGAATGCGTTGCTTGGGATCCTGGGAACAGTGAGACGGCACAGATTCTATCACCCCCGCGCGATGCCCAGGAGCAGGAaacatggggcggggggagggggaggggggggggggggctcaacaGCGCATCCTTCAGCCTCCTGGCCTTCCCTTATCGCATTAGCCCGTTCTTCCTGGCCAGACCCCAgagctctctctgtccctgacccTGAAGTCACCTCTCCATCAATAGAGAGGAGAGGGCCCAGCCTCTGTCGCCTGCCCTGCTCCCCTTGGGGACCCGAGCCCGTTCTCTGACCCCAGCTTGGAGGAACTCGGTGTTGCCAGGCCGGGGAGGGAAACAATGGGCCTTCCGGAGCAGGATGACACCCCCTCCAGTCACAATTCTGGAGCAGCAGCGTGGGAGGGAAGATGGAGGGGCCCACCCTGGGGCCTGTTAGTCCTTAGCTCATCCCCACCCCCCGAACCCCGGGGAACCTTTGGCACCCCCGGACGCCCAGGCTGGGTGAAGGAGGGCTGAGAGCGCTCCCGACGTCCCAGCTACACTCGGACACGAGCCACTTCGTTTACAGGTTTAATGGTCTGAAAAGCCTGCGCGATCGCGGTCAGAGATAGGGAGGCCCTGCCAggctctctctttgcacctcaaTAGAAACGATGTGGTGGCCGGGTACCATGGCCAGGCCCAGCACACGGGGTTCTCCCGCAGAGAAGGAATCTGGAAAGAAGGGTCAGAGCATCAGGGAGGCAGGCCAGCGTCGGTCCCGCCCCTTCTAGTCCCAGAAAACTGGGgtgcagcggggggggggggggtgcctcgcGGTGAGGGCTCCGCCGCATTCCCCGGGCACTGACCCGACGGTTTGAGGAACTCCTGCGCCGAGCCCAGGATGACATTGCAGTCGCGGTCGGTGCACAAGAAGCAGCCGACCAGGGTCCGTCCATCTGTCATGCGAATGCGCATAGTCTTGTTGAGCAGCGCCTCCAGCTGCTGCCGGGCCCGCGCAGCCGGCGAGTCCTCGCGCTCCCCGTCTGAGTCCTGCGCGGGGCGGGACACGCGCTGAGACTGCGCCGCCCACCCACGGAACCACAGCTCCCGACAGCCCGCGGGGCGCTCACACCAAGCCCAGAGGCTGCCGGGAGCTGCAGTTCCCCCTTCCGTCCCCCCATCTTGCTCCCCGGCTGCCCCTCAATCCCGGCACTCGAGCCCGCGCTAACCCCGGCGCTGGAGCTGCTTTGACGCCGGCTGCAACAACCGTTCTCCTCGCGTAGCAGCATGGTTGGTCCGGCTCCGGCCATTTGCCCCCGGGCCTCCTGAGGGCCCTTCAACTTCTTAAGAACCTTTCGGGTCCGGTGGTCTGAGATCTCGCGAGTGCTCCCGGCCTCTCTTCTTTCGCGAGATCACCTCTCCTCCTCTTAGTCTCCTGGGCAACTGCAGAGATCTCGCGAGCTTCTCTTCTCCGACGCTGAGGCTCGCTGAGGTCTATGGCGCCGGATGTCTTAACATATCGCGAGAAGTTTTGCCTCTTTAGTTTTAGACCTAGCCGTTAGGGACCCTGGAATTAGCGAGAATACCTTTTTTCGTAATCgcactccaccccaccctcccttgCTTTTGCTGCCTCGCGAGACAGTCAGTCAGTCCTAAATATCCCTTTGTAGCCCAGACCACTCTGAAAACGGAAGGTGT from Panthera leo isolate Ple1 chromosome E1, P.leo_Ple1_pat1.1, whole genome shotgun sequence carries:
- the TMEM88 gene encoding transmembrane protein 88, producing MADVPGAQRAAPGGGGPEPRDPLDCWACAVLVTAQNLLVAAFNLLLLALVLGTILLPAVTMLGFGFLCHSQFLRSQAPPCTAHLRDPGFTALLVTGFLLLVPLLVLALASYRRLCLRLRLADCLVPYSRALYRRRRAPQPRPTRASPGSQAGSTSGKVWV
- the NAA38 gene encoding N-alpha-acetyltransferase 38, NatC auxiliary subunit, coding for MAGAGPTMLLREENGCCSRRQSSSSAGDSDGEREDSPAARARQQLEALLNKTMRIRMTDGRTLVGCFLCTDRDCNVILGSAQEFLKPSDSFSAGEPRVLGLAMVPGHHIVSIEVQRESLAGPPYL